A stretch of the Oenococcus sp. UCMA 16435 genome encodes the following:
- a CDS encoding CPBP family intramembrane metalloprotease yields MYILTAITTGISEEYLFRGLILTRLLSVSKTTIFPLIVTSLLFGAMHLVHLFNQSSFNTINQVIQVNFIGFTLGTLYLVTHSIYFPIVLHATLDLVPFVLIDIDGGQSDSWMSTFVYSLIYLLIGLAYYLIYRIDRGMKKI; encoded by the coding sequence ATTTATATTTTAACAGCGATAACAACCGGTATCTCCGAAGAATATTTGTTTCGTGGTTTGATTTTAACCCGTTTGTTATCCGTTAGTAAAACAACGATTTTTCCTTTGATTGTTACATCGCTGCTGTTTGGGGCGATGCATTTAGTCCATTTATTTAACCAAAGCTCCTTCAACACAATTAATCAGGTCATTCAAGTTAATTTTATCGGTTTTACGCTTGGCACTTTATACTTAGTCACCCATTCAATCTACTTTCCAATAGTTCTTCATGCCACTTTGGATTTAGTTCCCTTTGTTCTGATTGATATTGATGGTGGACAGTCAGATAGCTGGATGAGCACCTTTGTATATTCTTTGATCTATTTGTTAATCGGTTTGGCATATTACTTAATCTACCGGATTGATAGAGGTATGAAGAAAATATAA